One Nicotiana tomentosiformis chromosome 1, ASM39032v3, whole genome shotgun sequence genomic window, CAAAAAGAGAGTTGTATCAACACCACAGAAACTATTGTTTCCAAACATCGTTGATGGTGAATGAACTAAAACCATCATTATTGTAACCTTTTTATcaagatctaagagaacccttgtgacccaagaaAAACTGGACGTAAGTACCATACcggtactgaaccagtataaaaactgtTGTGTCTTGTTTAGCTTTCAATTTGCTTGGTTTATCTCTACTTTGGCTGTTTTTTTATGCAAAACCTAGTCGACTAAATTCACACTTAGTCAACCAAGGTTTAAAAGGCCACAATTCACCCTtcccccctcttgtactttcaattggtattagAGAAAGGCTCACAATGTTTGCTTAACAACTAGTGAGAAAAAGATCATGGGATCAAACATAGTCGTTGGAGTACTATTTCAAGAAGGAACCTCCCAGGTACGACCTCCATATTTCAACGGGAAACACTTTTCTCACTGGAAAGTACGTATTGAAACATACACTATGTCTTATGACATTAAAGTTTGGCGCGTGATCAAAAAAGGAAATCTTCTAATTCtgccaaagaaagatgaaaatggTCAAGTCATAGTATCAACTGATCTACTTGACTTGGATAACTACACTGATGAACAATCAACTGTCATAACAGTGAATGCCAAAGCAAAATATCTACTATATAATGCTATAAGTGGAGAAGAATATGAAAATATCTCAAGCTATGAAACTGCTAAGGAAATATGGGATAAATTGGAGGTCACGTATGAAGAACCAACAAAGTGAAAGAAATAAGGATCAATCTTCTAGTTCGGGACTATGAACTATTTCAAATGAAGGATGGAGAATCAGTAGAGGAAATGTTCTCCAGGTTCAGTAAAATCCTTGGAGACCCAAAGTCTTTTGGTAGACCAATAAAAAGCGGAGAGTAAGTCAGAAAAATTATTAGAAGTCTCACCATGATTTGGCAGCCCAAGGTTATTGCTCTGGAATATCAGGACCTTGATAATATATCCTATGATGAACTTAGAGGTGATCTAATTGCCTTTGAGAAAACTCACTTGGACAGGCAGattcaacaataaaagaagaaaataattgTATTTAAAGCAACTATGGATGAACCAGAAaatgaagaggaagaggaagaggaaagaGGAGAATATGATGAAAATATTGCCATGCTTTCTCAAGTTGTAACAAGCATGATGAGGAAAACAGAAATAGCAGGAGAGGTAAAACAAACTTCAGAAAAGGAAGGacaaataatgaaaataataaaaatgatgGAAGATGCTATGAATGTGAAAAACATGGACACATTCAAGCTGACTGTCCTGAACTGAAGAAGAAGCTCAGTAGGAACTTTCAAAAAAGAAGTCCTTTGGAGCATGGAGTGATGAAGAGGAATCTGACCATGACGAAATTGCAAATATGTGTTTCATATCTATAAAGGAAGATAAAAATGAGGACTCAGCAGAACTTGGGCTCATGGCAGACTAAGAAACAGATG contains:
- the LOC138891660 gene encoding uncharacterized protein, whose translation is MGSNIVVGVLFQEGTSQVRPPYFNGKHFSHWKVRIETYTMSYDIKVWRVIKKGNLLILPKKDENGQVIVSTDLLDLDNYTDEQSTVITVNAKAKYLLYNAISGEEYENISSYETAKEIWDKLEVTYEEPTK